Proteins from a single region of Methanoculleus horonobensis:
- a CDS encoding M1 family metallopeptidase: MTGEGERRLFRYYPEDFGALPVRVVHMDLVFDVYDGHTRVVSALTAGTLDAPLSALSLNARDLDILRVESAGYAVAHTYDRDAALLTVAFDPPVPARTQFTLETETICRPSTHVLEGLYYDGRCPGGPPTQITQCQQWGFQRLVPCLDDMTAKCTYTTTIVADNGYTATISNGDPAGARIPCAPGRSVQRYENTRTPMAPYLFFLGVGCYDTHRRELEYPDGRTFALELLAKPGSEAEGAERALEILADAVIWVHLFTGPAQYRDRETREEVWRLVRVRDEAKRTGDVRTLEETRKTLNNLISTITPGYAYTGAVYREIAMQNSDFGGMENVGNTTIAANRLMPGPDTTDPAFEYLVRVKVHEYYHNENGSEVTGWSPFEIWLNEAVTVHVENQHHAFLFGETYSRIKTVLELLDPADGTLTLDRGAGSMPIEPDGFNDPNDLITGVTYVKAPEFVRMIETLMGREVFAEALGRYHDRFRHANASRADWLRCMEEVSGQDFAGMAAVWLKEKEYPVLTVSPAYDPAARRFTLAYRQNRSPGGHHWEFPFRFALVDARGGDIRETTVRIADEAGEIVLDGVDRPAFLSLNRGYSLYGKTAYQAPEDELYLQVERDPDTVGRFTAFLALADREMLRLLENPGAAVSDRFADLCAALLADDALMEEAGGQFLTIFPSVEDERFAHHNRALHDARRTILTAVAARGGETLLRVYRQAAKTSSAAPRSLEEEAAAIRNRQRKNACLSILATRDTHEVHQLLLHQFREATAATDRLTAFSLILESSAPERQEILEAFAAESARSPIAWESFLATVAGSDCDDLVPILERIESSPAFATEQADQQRALYGRFALNRKRSLETEEGRAYLTEVLRRLAPVNEYSTVRALDAFAFIDAMEPRHQVPAVGVLADLLSSLDPGAYPAVYNNARRFLLGAPEAVRAYEAEHGAIPALRESAP; this comes from the coding sequence TCCGGAGGATTTCGGGGCGCTCCCCGTCCGGGTCGTCCATATGGATCTCGTCTTCGACGTCTACGACGGCCACACCCGGGTCGTCTCCGCCCTCACCGCCGGGACGCTCGATGCACCGCTCTCGGCGCTCTCCCTGAACGCCCGCGACCTGGATATCCTCCGCGTGGAGTCCGCCGGATACGCCGTCGCCCATACCTACGACCGGGACGCCGCACTCCTCACCGTCGCCTTCGATCCCCCCGTCCCGGCCCGGACACAGTTCACCCTCGAGACCGAGACGATCTGCCGGCCGAGCACCCACGTCCTCGAAGGCCTCTACTATGACGGGCGGTGCCCCGGCGGGCCGCCCACCCAGATCACCCAGTGCCAGCAGTGGGGGTTCCAGCGGCTGGTTCCCTGCCTCGACGACATGACCGCGAAGTGCACCTACACGACGACGATCGTCGCGGACAACGGCTATACGGCCACCATCTCAAACGGCGACCCGGCAGGAGCCCGGATACCCTGCGCACCCGGGCGCTCCGTCCAGAGGTACGAGAACACCAGAACCCCGATGGCGCCCTACCTCTTCTTCCTTGGGGTGGGGTGCTACGACACCCACCGGCGCGAGCTCGAGTATCCCGACGGACGGACGTTTGCCCTCGAACTCCTCGCGAAACCCGGCTCTGAGGCGGAGGGAGCGGAGCGTGCGCTCGAGATCCTCGCGGACGCCGTGATCTGGGTCCACCTCTTCACCGGGCCGGCACAGTACCGCGACCGCGAGACCCGGGAGGAGGTGTGGCGGCTTGTGCGGGTGCGCGACGAAGCGAAACGCACCGGCGACGTCCGTACGCTCGAAGAGACCAGGAAGACGCTCAACAACCTCATCTCGACCATCACGCCGGGTTACGCCTACACCGGGGCGGTCTACCGGGAGATCGCCATGCAGAACTCCGACTTCGGCGGGATGGAGAACGTCGGGAACACGACGATCGCCGCGAACCGGCTCATGCCCGGGCCCGACACCACCGACCCGGCCTTCGAGTACCTGGTCCGGGTGAAGGTCCACGAGTACTACCACAACGAGAACGGCTCCGAAGTGACCGGGTGGAGCCCGTTCGAGATCTGGCTGAACGAGGCCGTGACCGTCCACGTCGAGAACCAGCACCACGCCTTCCTCTTCGGCGAGACCTACTCCCGCATCAAGACCGTGCTCGAACTCCTCGACCCCGCGGACGGGACGCTCACGCTCGACCGGGGCGCAGGATCGATGCCGATCGAGCCGGACGGGTTCAACGACCCGAACGACCTCATCACCGGCGTCACCTACGTGAAAGCCCCCGAGTTCGTCCGGATGATCGAGACGCTGATGGGAAGAGAGGTGTTTGCAGAGGCGCTCGGCCGCTACCACGACCGGTTCCGGCACGCGAACGCCTCGCGGGCGGATTGGCTGCGCTGCATGGAGGAGGTCTCGGGGCAGGACTTCGCGGGAATGGCTGCGGTCTGGCTGAAGGAGAAGGAGTACCCCGTCCTCACGGTATCCCCCGCGTACGACCCGGCCGCCCGGCGGTTCACCCTCGCCTACCGCCAGAACCGCTCGCCCGGCGGCCATCACTGGGAGTTCCCGTTCCGGTTCGCGCTCGTCGACGCCAGGGGCGGGGATATCCGGGAGACAACCGTCCGGATCGCCGACGAGGCCGGAGAGATCGTCCTCGACGGCGTCGACCGCCCCGCGTTCCTCTCGCTCAACCGCGGCTACTCTCTCTATGGGAAGACGGCGTATCAGGCGCCGGAGGACGAACTCTACCTCCAGGTCGAGCGAGATCCCGACACCGTCGGCCGGTTCACCGCGTTCCTCGCGCTCGCCGACCGGGAGATGCTCCGGCTCCTCGAGAATCCGGGTGCAGCCGTCTCCGACCGGTTCGCCGACCTCTGCGCCGCTCTCCTCGCCGACGATGCCCTCATGGAGGAGGCGGGCGGGCAGTTCCTGACCATCTTCCCCTCGGTCGAGGACGAGCGGTTCGCCCACCATAACCGCGCGCTCCATGACGCCCGAAGAACGATCCTTACCGCCGTCGCCGCACGGGGCGGCGAGACCCTCCTCCGTGTTTACCGGCAGGCGGCAAAAACGTCTTCCGCCGCGCCCCGCAGCCTGGAGGAAGAGGCCGCGGCGATCCGGAACCGGCAGAGGAAGAACGCCTGCCTCTCGATCCTCGCGACCCGGGACACTCATGAGGTTCACCAGCTCCTTCTTCACCAGTTCCGGGAAGCGACGGCCGCAACCGACCGGCTCACCGCGTTCTCGCTGATCCTCGAGAGCAGCGCTCCTGAACGGCAGGAGATCCTCGAGGCGTTTGCGGCAGAGTCGGCAAGAAGCCCCATCGCGTGGGAATCGTTCCTCGCCACCGTCGCCGGAAGCGACTGCGACGACCTCGTTCCCATTCTGGAACGGATCGAGTCCTCGCCCGCCTTCGCAACCGAGCAGGCCGACCAGCAGCGGGCGCTCTATGGGCGGTTCGCGCTGAACAGGAAGCGGTCGCTCGAGACCGAAGAGGGGCGGGCCTACCTTACTGAGGTGCTCCGGCGGCTCGCCCCGGTCAACGAGTACAGCACCGTCCGGGCTCTCGACGCGTTCGCGTTCATCGATGCGATGGAGCCCCGCCACCAGGTTCCGGCGGTCGGGGTGCTCGCAGACCTCCTTTCTTCCCTCGACCCGGGTGCATACCCCGCGGTCTACAACAACGCCCGCCGCTTCCTCCTCGGCGCCCCGGAAGCCGTCCGCGCCTACGAGGCGGAGCACGGGGCGATCCCGGCCCTCCGGGAATCCGCCCCCTGA
- a CDS encoding MBL fold metallo-hydrolase, translating into MKLSVLVDNATLTDRYFLAEPGLSIHIEDGGTRVLFDAGYSGILVTNARKMGIDLLNVDEIVISHGHLDHTWGLDALLRLHTEAIFEGRERVEPTFIAHPDAFLTRSCNGVGEIGCHLSVEELFRHGKVLLTPAPLWLTENLVFLGEIERRFEFERVPPCGYVYTPDGIRDDTVLDDTALACKTEEGLVVITGCSHSGICSIVEQAREVCNEDRVADVIGGFHLLDAPPEQIEGILGYFAEVRPAALHPCHCTDLAAKIALARVADVRETGVGLHLEYG; encoded by the coding sequence ATGAAACTGAGCGTCCTCGTGGATAACGCCACCCTCACCGACCGCTACTTCCTCGCGGAGCCGGGGCTCTCCATTCACATCGAGGACGGCGGAACCCGGGTTCTCTTCGATGCCGGTTACTCGGGCATCCTCGTTACCAACGCCCGAAAGATGGGAATCGATCTCCTCAACGTCGATGAGATCGTCATCTCCCACGGCCACCTCGACCACACCTGGGGTCTCGACGCCCTCCTCAGGCTCCATACCGAGGCAATCTTCGAGGGGCGCGAACGTGTCGAACCCACGTTCATCGCCCATCCGGATGCGTTCCTCACCCGGAGTTGCAACGGCGTCGGGGAGATCGGGTGCCATCTCTCGGTCGAGGAACTCTTCCGGCACGGGAAAGTCCTCCTCACCCCGGCCCCCCTCTGGCTGACCGAGAACCTGGTCTTCCTCGGTGAGATCGAGCGGCGGTTCGAGTTCGAGAGGGTGCCCCCGTGCGGCTACGTCTACACCCCCGACGGCATCCGGGACGACACCGTCCTCGACGACACCGCACTCGCCTGCAAGACCGAGGAGGGGCTGGTGGTCATAACGGGCTGCTCTCACTCGGGGATCTGCTCGATCGTCGAGCAGGCGCGCGAGGTCTGCAACGAGGATCGGGTCGCCGACGTCATCGGCGGGTTCCATCTCCTCGATGCACCGCCGGAGCAGATAGAGGGCATCCTCGGCTATTTTGCCGAGGTGCGGCCGGCCGCTCTCCACCCCTGCCACTGCACCGATCTCGCGGCAAAGATTGCGCTTGCACGGGTGGCGGATGTCCGGGAGACCGGCGTCGGGCTGCACCTCGAGTACGGGTAG
- a CDS encoding 2'-5' RNA ligase family protein, translating to MHELPETIAVDVVLLPPGPIMDMAISANRTLLAGNPDGGIRLDREGCLPHISAAMFPARREDLPEIAAKVERITQHCSPMALTIDAVAKHRKNAGKTVSTFHILRGEILQLFHKTVMNKMTPYQAPSTGPSLFSGEASAPSVDCLARFPKTSAYERYSPHITLGFGDLPEIIPGIDFPIRFEVTKAALCHLGSHCTCRRVLATFDLGLRAHSSRSGAAGRR from the coding sequence ATGCATGAACTTCCCGAAACGATCGCCGTCGATGTCGTCCTCCTTCCGCCCGGCCCGATCATGGATATGGCGATCAGCGCGAACCGGACGCTACTCGCCGGCAACCCGGATGGAGGGATACGTCTCGACCGCGAGGGTTGCCTCCCGCACATATCGGCCGCGATGTTCCCGGCACGGCGCGAGGATCTCCCGGAGATCGCCGCAAAGGTCGAGCGGATTACGCAGCACTGCTCCCCCATGGCCCTGACCATCGACGCCGTTGCAAAACACCGTAAAAACGCAGGAAAGACCGTCTCCACCTTTCACATCCTCAGGGGGGAGATCCTCCAGCTCTTTCACAAGACCGTGATGAACAAGATGACGCCGTATCAGGCGCCTTCGACGGGGCCTTCGCTCTTCTCCGGGGAAGCGTCCGCGCCGTCCGTCGACTGCCTCGCGCGATTTCCGAAGACTTCCGCATACGAGCGCTACTCGCCGCACATCACGCTTGGATTCGGCGACCTCCCGGAGATCATCCCCGGTATCGACTTCCCCATCCGGTTCGAGGTGACGAAGGCTGCTCTCTGCCACCTCGGGAGCCACTGCACCTGCCGCCGGGTTCTTGCAACCTTCGATCTCGGTCTCCGGGCGCACAGCAGCCGCAGCGGGGCAGCGGGGCGCCGGTAG
- a CDS encoding COG1361 S-layer family protein, with protein sequence MIQVSAIAPRRETGRLTNACFTGALLLILLLVPAAAAAPSVIVSNFTVTPAVLMPGDEGTIAVVLMSTAPSAAGSPINIRLDPGTGETNTSTETEENAYIESVLLASTDVEVMTGSFQDIGEIGPGQSFPLTFRIRAPGEEGIYFPEVWVSVRDGANVRYPVPVNVNSAHALIKRPALRVERTVPASVDPGDPFNVTLTLHNDGQATASDISVGVNASSGGIAPRNSENYYIPKLEAGGHTILNLTFETDTSAPLGLTPILVTVDYRGADLAPSREVATIGIPVVGSAEMGVASIRTEPARITAGETVDLTIRLENTGTADAESVRATIEDLALPGSKEAFLGTIEPGNDGPAIFSLVADEAGEFGYTLVVRYTDDYGEHTVRQPLQVVVTEQSPFPMIVAVAAALIVAAAAAIYWYRRRKEE encoded by the coding sequence ATGATCCAGGTATCCGCGATTGCGCCCCGGAGGGAGACGGGAAGGCTGACGAACGCTTGTTTCACAGGCGCACTCCTGCTCATCCTGCTGCTCGTCCCGGCAGCGGCGGCAGCCCCGTCGGTGATCGTCTCCAACTTCACCGTCACTCCTGCCGTCCTGATGCCCGGCGACGAAGGGACAATCGCCGTGGTGCTCATGAGCACCGCCCCGTCGGCCGCGGGATCGCCGATCAACATCCGGCTCGACCCCGGCACCGGGGAGACGAACACCTCGACGGAGACGGAGGAGAACGCCTACATCGAGAGCGTGCTCCTGGCGAGCACGGACGTCGAGGTCATGACCGGGAGTTTCCAGGATATCGGCGAGATCGGCCCCGGCCAGTCCTTCCCGCTCACGTTCCGGATCCGCGCCCCGGGAGAAGAGGGGATCTACTTCCCGGAAGTCTGGGTCAGCGTGCGGGACGGCGCCAACGTGCGGTATCCCGTGCCGGTGAACGTCAACTCCGCACACGCCCTGATCAAGAGGCCCGCGCTCCGGGTGGAGCGAACCGTCCCGGCATCCGTCGACCCGGGCGACCCCTTCAACGTCACGCTGACCCTCCATAACGACGGGCAGGCCACCGCGAGCGACATCTCCGTCGGCGTCAACGCGAGCTCCGGCGGGATCGCCCCGCGGAACTCGGAGAACTACTACATCCCGAAACTCGAGGCGGGAGGCCACACCATCCTGAACCTGACCTTCGAGACCGATACCAGCGCACCGCTCGGGCTTACGCCGATCCTCGTCACCGTCGACTACCGGGGCGCCGACCTCGCACCGTCTAGAGAGGTCGCGACGATCGGGATTCCCGTCGTCGGCAGCGCCGAGATGGGCGTCGCCTCCATCAGAACCGAGCCCGCCCGGATCACCGCCGGGGAGACGGTCGACCTGACGATCCGGCTGGAGAACACCGGAACCGCGGATGCGGAATCGGTCAGGGCGACGATCGAGGATCTCGCTCTCCCGGGCTCAAAAGAGGCGTTCCTCGGGACGATCGAGCCGGGGAACGACGGCCCCGCCATCTTCTCCCTCGTAGCCGACGAGGCGGGAGAGTTCGGCTACACCCTCGTCGTCCGGTATACCGACGACTACGGCGAACATACGGTCAGGCAGCCCCTGCAGGTAGTCGTCACCGAACAAAGCCCGTTTCCGATGATCGTGGCCGTGGCAGCCGCCCTCATCGTCGCCGCCGCGGCCGCGATCTACTGGTACCGGCGGCGCAAGGAGGAGTGA
- a CDS encoding ABC transporter permease has translation MFSGIKVSAFLAWKSIQRGSRGTLALTIMIIALIFVNLVFLPSIISGVVVTFDAQSIDFDVGNLVIEPREGSQYIDGVDGLQKRIEQIPGIAGTSPRITAGATFFYRGRNAASTLNGITPEDERSVTRIAEYMTAGEFLSDGDTDAIIIGTTLAGTEGVEEGGLPSLRGVEVGDSVEVAYPNGETRAYRVKGIFETQSFGVDTAAFVTTREMSGVLGLDDQASAILVKTAVNGREEEYKTEILSYGVQEDVWTFREKSGGFVDQAIQSFNIINAISTLVSLIIAIVVVFIVIFINTVNRRRQIGILKAIGIDQQIIINSYVLQVLFITTVGALVGIVLNAGVSAYLTAYPLVFPGGPVYPDVEASAILRSIASLFGVSVVAGYIPAWRIAREDILTAIRG, from the coding sequence GTGTTTTCAGGCATCAAGGTCTCCGCGTTCCTGGCATGGAAGTCGATCCAGCGCGGGAGCAGGGGAACGCTCGCCCTCACCATCATGATCATCGCCCTCATCTTCGTGAACCTGGTCTTCCTCCCCTCCATCATCTCCGGGGTCGTCGTGACCTTCGATGCCCAGTCGATCGACTTCGACGTCGGGAACCTGGTCATCGAGCCCCGGGAAGGCAGCCAGTATATCGACGGCGTGGATGGCCTCCAGAAGAGAATCGAGCAGATCCCGGGGATCGCGGGCACGTCACCCCGTATAACCGCCGGTGCGACGTTCTTTTACCGGGGCCGCAACGCCGCGAGCACGCTCAACGGCATAACCCCCGAAGACGAGCGATCGGTGACCCGGATAGCCGAGTACATGACCGCGGGAGAGTTCCTCTCGGACGGCGATACCGATGCGATCATCATCGGCACGACCCTCGCGGGGACGGAAGGGGTGGAGGAAGGGGGCCTCCCTTCGCTCCGGGGGGTCGAGGTCGGCGATTCGGTGGAGGTGGCCTACCCGAACGGCGAGACGCGAGCCTACCGGGTGAAGGGGATCTTCGAGACCCAGTCTTTCGGCGTCGATACGGCGGCCTTCGTCACCACCCGCGAGATGAGCGGGGTGCTCGGGCTCGACGACCAGGCGTCCGCGATCCTGGTGAAGACCGCGGTCAACGGCAGGGAGGAGGAGTACAAGACGGAGATCCTCTCCTACGGCGTCCAGGAGGACGTCTGGACGTTCCGGGAGAAGTCGGGCGGGTTCGTCGACCAGGCGATCCAGAGTTTCAACATCATCAACGCCATCTCGACGCTCGTCAGCCTGATCATCGCCATCGTGGTGGTCTTCATCGTGATCTTCATCAACACCGTGAACCGGCGGCGGCAGATCGGGATCCTGAAGGCGATCGGTATCGACCAGCAGATCATCATCAACTCCTACGTCCTCCAGGTGCTCTTCATCACCACCGTCGGGGCGCTCGTCGGGATCGTCCTGAACGCCGGGGTATCGGCCTACCTTACCGCCTACCCCCTCGTCTTCCCCGGCGGCCCGGTCTACCCGGACGTGGAGGCGTCGGCCATCCTCCGGAGCATCGCAAGCCTCTTTGGAGTCTCGGTGGTGGCGGGCTACATCCCGGCGTGGCGGATCGCGCGGGAGGATATCCTCACCGCAATCAGGGGATGA
- a CDS encoding ABC transporter ATP-binding protein, producing the protein MITVQNLTRVYTMGKVEVRALAGVSLEVAKGEFVGIMGASGSGKSTLLHILGLLDRPTSGIVTIDGTDVLALSDRQRTLFRLNRLGYVFQDYALIGELTALENVYLTSLVRGASKDEYLERSADILRRVGLGDRMDHRQSELSGGEQQRVAIARALVNNPSILLADEPCANLDSQTSKSILDLFARLNEELDQTIVMVSHEDWHKEYFCRIVTLRDGLIGEMVECRRG; encoded by the coding sequence ATGATCACCGTCCAGAACCTCACCCGGGTCTATACGATGGGGAAGGTCGAGGTCCGTGCCCTCGCGGGCGTCTCGCTCGAGGTCGCAAAGGGCGAGTTCGTCGGGATCATGGGGGCGAGCGGCAGCGGCAAATCGACGCTCCTCCATATCCTCGGGCTCCTCGACCGTCCCACCTCCGGGATAGTCACGATCGACGGGACGGATGTCCTGGCTCTCTCCGACCGCCAACGAACCCTCTTCCGGCTGAACCGGCTCGGCTACGTCTTCCAGGACTACGCGCTCATCGGGGAACTCACCGCGCTCGAGAACGTCTACTTAACGTCGCTCGTCCGGGGGGCATCGAAGGACGAGTACCTCGAGCGGAGCGCCGATATCCTCCGGCGGGTCGGCCTCGGCGACCGGATGGATCACCGGCAGAGCGAACTCTCCGGCGGCGAGCAGCAGCGCGTCGCGATAGCCCGGGCGCTCGTGAACAATCCGAGCATCCTGCTCGCCGACGAACCGTGCGCGAACCTGGACAGCCAGACCTCGAAGAGCATCCTCGACCTCTTTGCACGGTTAAACGAGGAACTCGACCAGACGATCGTGATGGTCTCGCACGAGGACTGGCACAAGGAGTACTTCTGCCGGATCGTCACCCTCCGGGACGGGCTGATCGGGGAGATGGTGGAGTGCAGGCGGGGCTGA
- a CDS encoding DUF1059 domain-containing protein, with amino-acid sequence MQEQKTFRCKDLGLECEFEEKAVNENELMKRVEGHVQTAHQMNLEQPDVQEKIRKAMK; translated from the coding sequence ATGCAGGAACAGAAGACCTTCAGGTGCAAAGACCTCGGCCTCGAGTGCGAGTTCGAGGAGAAAGCAGTGAACGAGAACGAGCTGATGAAGCGGGTCGAGGGGCATGTCCAGACCGCTCACCAGATGAACCTGGAACAGCCGGACGTGCAGGAGAAGATCCGCAAGGCGATGAAGTGA
- a CDS encoding class I SAM-dependent methyltransferase, whose amino-acid sequence MVQHPHPKRHLPEDEAARRRWQHPESILEGIGLASGSTFIDVGCGEGFFALPAARMVGPHGRVCGIDIDAEALDLLQEKAFVEGLDNVVLHHGMAEEYVLCNGCADVVFFGIDLHDFVDPVRVLVNAREMAAPEGLIVDVDWKKEPLPLGPPTAKKFSPEHAAALMAEAGLVVRTVAESGPYHYSVTAVPDKRKR is encoded by the coding sequence ATGGTGCAGCATCCGCATCCTAAAAGACACCTGCCCGAGGACGAAGCCGCCCGACGGCGCTGGCAGCACCCCGAGTCCATCCTCGAAGGGATCGGGCTTGCTTCCGGCTCGACCTTCATCGACGTCGGGTGCGGGGAGGGGTTCTTCGCGCTCCCTGCCGCGCGGATGGTCGGGCCGCACGGCCGCGTCTGCGGGATCGATATCGACGCCGAGGCTCTCGATCTCCTGCAGGAGAAGGCTTTTGTCGAGGGGCTCGACAACGTCGTCCTCCACCACGGGATGGCCGAGGAGTATGTTCTCTGCAACGGCTGTGCGGACGTCGTCTTCTTCGGCATCGACCTCCACGACTTCGTCGATCCGGTTCGGGTGCTCGTAAACGCGAGAGAGATGGCAGCCCCGGAAGGCCTGATCGTCGACGTGGACTGGAAGAAGGAGCCGCTCCCTCTCGGCCCGCCGACGGCAAAGAAGTTCAGCCCGGAGCATGCGGCGGCGTTGATGGCGGAGGCGGGACTGGTCGTCAGGACGGTGGCCGAATCAGGGCCGTATCACTACAGCGTCACGGCCGTGCCGGATAAAAGAAAGAGGTAG
- a CDS encoding protease inhibitor I42 family protein: MVQRKSICSVLVAGLLVMCLLGAGCTSQPTEEGTPTATPTAAETTAVPTATPAAAYAFNETNANETVAVPAGSEITISLDENPTTGYEWNVTSSTGLEYVNDTYIAPETELVGAGGVHVWQYLAAEPGSAEFSAIYKRSWEETTGNETTFSMAFTIE, from the coding sequence ATGGTTCAGAGAAAGAGCATCTGCAGCGTCCTGGTTGCAGGACTGCTGGTAATGTGCCTCCTCGGTGCCGGCTGCACGTCGCAGCCGACGGAGGAGGGAACCCCGACCGCGACGCCCACTGCGGCAGAGACCACAGCCGTTCCGACCGCGACGCCCGCCGCAGCGTATGCCTTCAACGAGACGAACGCCAACGAGACCGTCGCCGTCCCGGCCGGAAGCGAGATCACCATCAGTCTCGATGAGAACCCGACGACCGGCTACGAGTGGAACGTCACCTCGTCGACCGGGCTCGAGTACGTGAACGACACCTACATCGCGCCGGAGACCGAGCTCGTAGGTGCCGGAGGCGTGCACGTATGGCAGTACCTCGCCGCCGAGCCCGGTTCCGCCGAGTTCTCCGCGATTTACAAGCGCTCCTGGGAAGAGACGACCGGAAACGAGACCACGTTCTCGATGGCATTCACCATCGAGTAA
- a CDS encoding MBL fold metallo-hydrolase, with protein sequence MKADGWNTVDPVGSGRVLEPEPKSSATRRLPAVAAVPLGATSAFIVRDRSVLLVDTGNPGDEATILAAMKQAGLRRDEVSLILVTHGHPENYGCAEALRDLTGAPVAVHEADAGAVRLGVGGLRFPARVVPGLIRFVRERKIDSGSGGVEPDIIIGGIADLGAFGIRGRIVPTPGHTPGSVSVLIAGGTAIVGDLLSAVVPGGRPRLPFRMDDPVAARRSLLDLLAFGPELVYAARGGPWRGAAVLRWFGNGR encoded by the coding sequence ATGAAGGCCGACGGTTGGAATACAGTGGATCCTGTCGGGAGCGGGCGAGTCCTGGAACCGGAGCCGAAGAGCTCCGCCACCCGCCGCCTTCCCGCAGTCGCCGCCGTGCCGCTCGGCGCGACCTCTGCGTTCATCGTCAGGGACCGGAGCGTGCTCCTGGTCGATACCGGTAACCCCGGGGATGAGGCGACCATCCTGGCCGCGATGAAGCAGGCGGGCCTCAGGCGCGATGAGGTCTCCTTGATCCTGGTCACGCACGGACACCCGGAAAATTACGGGTGTGCCGAAGCGCTCCGGGATCTGACCGGCGCACCGGTCGCCGTTCATGAGGCCGATGCCGGTGCCGTGCGCCTCGGGGTCGGCGGTCTGCGCTTCCCTGCCCGGGTCGTCCCGGGCCTGATCCGGTTTGTGCGCGAGAGGAAGATCGACTCCGGCTCGGGGGGTGTTGAGCCTGACATCATCATCGGGGGCATCGCCGACCTCGGGGCATTCGGCATCCGGGGCAGGATCGTCCCCACGCCGGGGCATACCCCCGGCTCGGTCTCGGTTCTTATCGCCGGCGGCACCGCTATCGTCGGGGATCTGCTCTCTGCCGTCGTTCCGGGGGGGAGGCCCCGGCTGCCCTTCAGGATGGACGATCCCGTGGCGGCGAGGAGGAGCCTCCTGGATCTTCTTGCTTTCGGGCCGGAACTGGTCTATGCGGCACGCGGGGGACCGTGGCGGGGTGCGGCGGTTCTGCGGTGGTTCGGGAACGGCCGGTGA